One segment of Solanum stenotomum isolate F172 chromosome 1, ASM1918654v1, whole genome shotgun sequence DNA contains the following:
- the LOC125853417 gene encoding formate--tetrahydrofolate ligase has protein sequence MGKTTRKLEVVSPVPADIDIANSVQPLHISEIAQELNLSSQHYDLYGKYKAKVLLSVLDEIGGSEDGYYVVVGGITPTPLGEGKSTTTVGLCQALGAFLDKKVVTCVRQPSQGPTFGIKGGAAGGGYSQVIPMDEFNLHLTGDIHAITAANNLLAAAIDTRIFHESTQSDKALFNRLCPPNKEGKRKFCDIMFRRLKKLGIDKTAPEDLTPEESSRFARLDIDPASVTWRRVMDVNDRFLRKITIGQGPEEKGMVRETAFDISVASEIMAVLALTTSLADMRERLGKMVVGNSKAGDPVTADDLGVGGALTVLMKDAINPTLMQTLEGTPVLVHAGPFANIAHGNSSIVADKIALKLVGPGGFVVTEAGFGSDIGTEKFMNIKCRYSGLKPQCAVIVATVRALKMHGGGPQVTAGRPLDKAYVTENLGLVEAGCVNLARHISNTKAYGVNVVVAVNAFSTDTEAELNAVKNAALAAGAFDSVICTHHAHGGKGAVDLGIAVQKACENATQSLKFLYPLDIGIKDKIEAIAKSYGADGVEYSEEAEKQIEMYTKQGFTNLPICMAKTQYSFSHDAGKKGAPSGFILPIRDVRASIGAGFIYPLVGTMSTMPGLPTRPCFYEIDIDTSTGKVIGLS, from the exons ATGGGAAAGACAACAAGGAAACTTGAAGTTGTATCTCCTGTTCCAGCAGATATAGATATTGCTAACTCTGTTCAACCTCTTCATATTTCTGAGATTGCTCAAGAACTCAATCTTAGCTCTCAGCATTATGATTTGTATGGAAAATATAAAGCCAAG GTGCTGTTATCCGTGCTTGATGAGATTGGAGGAAGTGAGGATGGGTATTATGTGGTGGTTGGAGGAATAACTCCAACCCCTCTTGGAGAAGGGAAGTCTACTACCACAGTTGGTCTTTGCCAGGCTTTGGGAGCTTTCCTTGATAAAAAG GTTGTGACATGTGTCCGCCAACCATCACAAGGACCAACATTCGGAATCAAGGGTGGTGCTGCAGGAGGTGGTTACAGTCAAGTGATACCAATGGATGAGTTCAATCTTCACCTAACAGGAGATATTCATGCAATAACAGCAGCAAATAACCTTTTGGCTGCTGCGATTGATACACGAATCTTCCATGAATCTACGCAGTCTGACAAGGCTCTCTTTAACAGGTTATGCCCGCCAAATAAAGAAGGTAAACGGAAGTTCTGTGACATTATGTTTAGGCGTTTGAAGAAACTTGGTATTGATAAGACGGCCCCCGAAGACCTTACTCCTGAAGAGAGCAGTAGATTTGCTAGGCTAGATATAGATCCTGCTTCCGTCACATGGAGAAGAGTCATGGATGTCAACGAtaggtttttgagaaaaattacCATAGGTCAGGGCCCTGAAGAGAAGGGGATGGTGCGGGAGACAGCATTTGATATTTCAGTTGCTAGTGAAATAATGGCAGTTCTAGCCCTCACGACATCACTAGCTGATATGCGAGAGAGGCTGGGAAAAATGGTAGTCGGGAATAGCAAGGCTGGTGATCCAGTTACAGCTGATGATCTTGGGGTTGGAGGCGCTTTGACTGTTTTGATGAAAGATGCCATTAATCCTACTCTTATGCAGACTCTTGAGGGCACCCCTGTTCTTGTTCATGCCGGTCCGTTTGCAAATATTGCTCATGGAAATTCATCTATTGTTGCTGACAAGATTGCATTAAAGCTCGTAGGACCTGGTGGCTTTGTGGTCACAGAGGCTGGCTTTGGTTCTGATATTGGGACAGAGAAGTTTATGAACATCAAATGTCGATATAGTGGCTTGAAACCACAGTGCGCTGTTATTGTGGCCACAGTAAGAGCCCTTAAAATGCATGGTGGAGGACCTCAAGTCACAGCTGGAAGGCCTCTCGACAAAGCCTATGTAACTGAGAATCTCGGACTAGTGGAAGCTGGTTGTGTGAATCTGGCTAGGCATATTTCAAATACAAAAGCTTATGGCGTAAATGTTGTGGTTGCTGTCAATGCGTTCTCAACTGATACTGAAGCAGAACTAAATGCAGTTAAAAATGCTGCATTAGCTGCAGGAGCATTTGATTCTGTAATTTGTACTCATCATGCCCATGGTGGCAAAGGAGCG GTGGACCTCGGAATCGCAGTTCAGAAGGCCTGTGAGAATGCAACACAGTCACTAAAATTCCTGTACCCGCTGGATATAGGtatcaaagataaaatagagGCAATAGCAAAATCATATGGTGCCGATGGAGTAGAGTACTCTGAAGAG GCTGAGAAACAGATTGAGATGTATACCAAACAAGGTTTTACAAATCTGCCAATTTGCATGGCGAAAACACAATATTCATTTTCACATGATGCCGGAAAGAAGGGCGCTCCTAGTGGATTCATCCTGCCCATCAGGGACGTTAGAGCAAGCATTGGCGCGGGATTCATTTATCCTCTTGTTGGAACAATGAGCACAATGCCTGGTTTGCCTACGAGGCCTTGTTTCTACGAGATTGACATTGACACGTCTACTGGAAAGGTAATCGGTCTttcttga
- the LOC125853422 gene encoding cysteine protease ATG4-like isoform X1, which translates to MPKKSQFSRSSSDSDSPRKNLGSSVSTEPGPGPSSSSSSCKVNNKSSVWSGLLVSPFSIFDSEPKGCLKKGEFCCSKKYNGIVGIGWTSAVKRMINSGSMRRIFGMDKTGIPNGSKSDIWLLGVCYKVVQDDDSSIEPTQSEGFSAFVDDFSSRILVTYRKGFAPIGDTKYTSDVNWGCMLRSSQMLVAQALLLHRLGRSWRKSMDKVLESQNTAVLSVVKMLNFQFKTAIMHNQPLEEKYVEILYLFGDSEGSAYSIHNLLQAGKTYGLSPGSWVGPYAMCRTWETLARSKREETGNADVSPAMAIYVVSGDEDGERGGAPVLCIEDIVKHCSGLSKGEVDWTPVVFLVPLVLGLDKINSRYLPLLAATFSFPQSLGILGGRPGASTYIVGVQDDKAFYLDPHEVQPVVDIKMDKLDVDTSSYHCNTVRHFPLDSIDPSLAIGFYCRDKSDFDDFCIRASELVDQSNGAPLFTITATRSSATSVEYNDRLTSDTGVSELDSFDAVAPSESDGSSRPEDEWQLL; encoded by the exons ATGCCTAAAAAATCCCAGTTTAGTAGAAGCTCATCTGATTCAGATTCCCCAAGAAAAAATCTTGGTTCTTCTGTTTCTACAGAGCCAGGACCAGGACCAAGCAGTAGTAGTAGCAGCTGTAAGGTTAATAATAAATCTTCTGTTTGGTCTGGTTTATTGGTTTCTCctttttcaatatttgataGTGAGCCAAAAGGGTGTTTGAAAAAGGGGGAATTTTGTTGTTCAAAGAAGTATAATGGTATTGTTGGTATTGGTTGGACTAGTGCTGTGAAAAGAATGATAAACAGTGGCTCAATGAGGAGGATTTTTGGGATGGACAAAACTGGGATTCCTAATGGGTCTAAGAGTGATATTTGGCTTTTGGGTGTTTGCTATAAAGTTGTTCAAGATGATGATTCATCCATAGAACCAACTCAAAGTGAAGGTTTTTCTGCTTTTGTTGATGATTTCTCATCCAGGATTCTTGTCACATATCGTAAAG GTTTTGCTCCTATTGGAGATACTAAGTATACCAGTGATGTTAATTGGGGTTGCATGCTTAGGAGCAGTCAGATGCTTGTTGCTCAG GCTTTACTTCTTCATCGATTAGGAAGATCGTGGAGAAAATCTATGGACAAGGTACTTGAAAGTCAAAACACTGCAGTACTTTCAGTTGTTAAAATGCTCAATTTCCAATTTAAAACCGCGATAATGCACAATCAG CCGCTTGAAGAAAAGTATGTGGAGATTTTATACCTCTTTGGTGATTCTGAGGGGTCAGCTTACTCTATCCATAACCTCCTGCAAGCCGGCAAGACTTATGGTCTTTCTCCTGGTTCATGGGTGGGTCCGTATGCAATGTGTCGCACCTGGGAAACATTAGCACGCagcaaaagagaagaaacagGAAATGCAGACGTTTCTCCGGCTATGGCTATCTATGTTGTATCTGGGGATGAAGATGGAGAAAGAGGTGGAGCACCAGTGCTCTGCATTGAGGACATTGTCAAACATTGTTCCGGCTTGTCAAAAGGCGAAGTTGACTGGACACCTGTTGTTTTCTTAGTTCCATTGGTTCTTGGACTTGACAAAATCAATTCAAG GTATCTTCCTTTACTGGCAGCTACATTTAGTTTTCCTCAAAGCCTTGGGATCCTAGGTGGCAGACCTGGAGCGTCAACTTACATTGTTGGCGTGCAAGATGATAAAGCCTTTTATCTTGATCCACATGAAGTTCAGCCA GTTGTTGATATTAAAATGGATAAGCTAGATGTTGATACTTCATCTTATCACTGCAA TACTGTTAGGCATTTTCCGCTGGATTCAATTGATCCCTCCTTGGCTATTGGATTTTATTGTAGAGATAAAA gtgattttgatgatttttgtaTACGGGCATCTGAGCTAGTAGATCAATCAAACGGTGCTCCATTGTTTACCATAACTGCAACTCGTAGCTCTGCCACATCAGTCGAGTACAATGACAGGTTGACTAGTGATACTGGAGTCTCGGAACTGGACTCCTTCGATGCTGTAGCCCCCAGTGAATCAGATGGTAGTAGTAGACCTGAAGATGAGTGGCAACTCCTTTGA
- the LOC125853440 gene encoding inactive protein RESTRICTED TEV MOVEMENT 1-like, which produces MENMRFKVETVTSSKLKGTTWEDVDVGDIAMIFISHGRIVSHLQFLYVKDGKFSPSVRHGDLIENLDIIKLDYPTEYLIGINGRHGIIGTDRVLKSITFVTNKNSYGPFPKNKPTYMASEDTEFNINALDYGWLNGFHGTIYGNQLESFGVYIKPMPIITTPKKDIDYEKIDVIEG; this is translated from the exons ATGGAAAATATGAGATTCAAAGTTGAAACTGTGACAAGTAGTAAACTAAAAGGAACAACGTGGGAAGATGTTGATGTTGGTGATATTGCAATGATTTTTATTTCTCATGGAAGAATAGTTAGCCATCTCCAATTTTTATATGTCAAAGATGGAAAATTTTCTCCATCAGTGAGACATGGCGATCTTATAGAAAATCTTGACATT ATCAAGCTGGATTATCCAACAGAATATTTGATTGGAATAAATGGTCGACATGGAATAATTGGAACAGATAGAGTTTTGAAATCAATTACGtttgtgacaaataaaaattcatatggaccatttccaaaaaataaaccTACTTATATGGCAAGTGAAGACACAGAATTTAATATAAATGCATTGGATTATGGTTGGCTCAATGGATTTCATGGCACAATTTATGGTAATCAACTTGAAAGTTTTGGAGTTTACATTAAACCAATGCCAATTATTACAACTCCAAAAAAAGATATTGATTATGAAAAAATTGATGTAATTGAGGGTTGA
- the LOC125853422 gene encoding cysteine protease ATG4-like isoform X2 encodes MPKKSQFSRSSSDSDSPRKNLGSSVSTEPGPGPSSSSSSCKVNNKSSVWSGLLVSPFSIFDSEPKGCLKKGEFCCSKKYNGIVGIGWTSAVKRMINSGSMRRIFGMDKTGIPNGSKSDIWLLGVCYKVVQDDDSSIEPTQSEGFSAFVDDFSSRILVTYRKGFAPIGDTKYTSDVNWGCMLRSSQMLVAQALLLHRLGRSWRKSMDKPLEEKYVEILYLFGDSEGSAYSIHNLLQAGKTYGLSPGSWVGPYAMCRTWETLARSKREETGNADVSPAMAIYVVSGDEDGERGGAPVLCIEDIVKHCSGLSKGEVDWTPVVFLVPLVLGLDKINSRYLPLLAATFSFPQSLGILGGRPGASTYIVGVQDDKAFYLDPHEVQPVVDIKMDKLDVDTSSYHCNTVRHFPLDSIDPSLAIGFYCRDKSDFDDFCIRASELVDQSNGAPLFTITATRSSATSVEYNDRLTSDTGVSELDSFDAVAPSESDGSSRPEDEWQLL; translated from the exons ATGCCTAAAAAATCCCAGTTTAGTAGAAGCTCATCTGATTCAGATTCCCCAAGAAAAAATCTTGGTTCTTCTGTTTCTACAGAGCCAGGACCAGGACCAAGCAGTAGTAGTAGCAGCTGTAAGGTTAATAATAAATCTTCTGTTTGGTCTGGTTTATTGGTTTCTCctttttcaatatttgataGTGAGCCAAAAGGGTGTTTGAAAAAGGGGGAATTTTGTTGTTCAAAGAAGTATAATGGTATTGTTGGTATTGGTTGGACTAGTGCTGTGAAAAGAATGATAAACAGTGGCTCAATGAGGAGGATTTTTGGGATGGACAAAACTGGGATTCCTAATGGGTCTAAGAGTGATATTTGGCTTTTGGGTGTTTGCTATAAAGTTGTTCAAGATGATGATTCATCCATAGAACCAACTCAAAGTGAAGGTTTTTCTGCTTTTGTTGATGATTTCTCATCCAGGATTCTTGTCACATATCGTAAAG GTTTTGCTCCTATTGGAGATACTAAGTATACCAGTGATGTTAATTGGGGTTGCATGCTTAGGAGCAGTCAGATGCTTGTTGCTCAG GCTTTACTTCTTCATCGATTAGGAAGATCGTGGAGAAAATCTATGGACAAG CCGCTTGAAGAAAAGTATGTGGAGATTTTATACCTCTTTGGTGATTCTGAGGGGTCAGCTTACTCTATCCATAACCTCCTGCAAGCCGGCAAGACTTATGGTCTTTCTCCTGGTTCATGGGTGGGTCCGTATGCAATGTGTCGCACCTGGGAAACATTAGCACGCagcaaaagagaagaaacagGAAATGCAGACGTTTCTCCGGCTATGGCTATCTATGTTGTATCTGGGGATGAAGATGGAGAAAGAGGTGGAGCACCAGTGCTCTGCATTGAGGACATTGTCAAACATTGTTCCGGCTTGTCAAAAGGCGAAGTTGACTGGACACCTGTTGTTTTCTTAGTTCCATTGGTTCTTGGACTTGACAAAATCAATTCAAG GTATCTTCCTTTACTGGCAGCTACATTTAGTTTTCCTCAAAGCCTTGGGATCCTAGGTGGCAGACCTGGAGCGTCAACTTACATTGTTGGCGTGCAAGATGATAAAGCCTTTTATCTTGATCCACATGAAGTTCAGCCA GTTGTTGATATTAAAATGGATAAGCTAGATGTTGATACTTCATCTTATCACTGCAA TACTGTTAGGCATTTTCCGCTGGATTCAATTGATCCCTCCTTGGCTATTGGATTTTATTGTAGAGATAAAA gtgattttgatgatttttgtaTACGGGCATCTGAGCTAGTAGATCAATCAAACGGTGCTCCATTGTTTACCATAACTGCAACTCGTAGCTCTGCCACATCAGTCGAGTACAATGACAGGTTGACTAGTGATACTGGAGTCTCGGAACTGGACTCCTTCGATGCTGTAGCCCCCAGTGAATCAGATGGTAGTAGTAGACCTGAAGATGAGTGGCAACTCCTTTGA
- the LOC125853441 gene encoding probable ribonuclease P/MRP protein subunit POP5 has protein sequence MVGFKNRYLVMEVYLDPNKATASDEPIVITQFNLTKAIRDVILTNFGECGLASSANSFQVKYVNPITKLCIIRASREEYQKVWASITMVRSVGSCPVVFNLLDLSGSIRACRAAALKCDEFKFQQYKSMAGARLTPEVLHQMQNYLDKIKGLEH, from the exons ATGGTGGGATTTAAGAATAGATACTTGGTTATGGAGGTTTATTTGGATCCAAATAAAGCGACTGCATCAGATGAGCCCATCGTAATCACTCAATTCAACTTGACCAAAGCCATCAGGGACGTCATTCTTACAAACTTTGGTGAGTGTGGCCTCGCCTCATCAGCAAATTCATTTCAAG TGAAGTATGTGAATCCAATTACAAAACTTTGTATCATACGAGCATCGAGAGAGGAATATCAAAAAGTTTGGGCTTCAATAACCATGGTCAGGAGTGTAGGAAGTTGCCCCGTGGTGTTCAACCTGCTAGACCTAAGTG GTAGTATCAGGGCATGTAGAGCTGCTGCTTTGAAATGTGATGAATTCAAATTCCAACAGTACAAGTCGATGGCCGGAGCTCGCCTTACACCAGAGGTTCTGCATCAAATGCAGAACTATCTCGACAAGATCAAAGGTTTGGAACACTAA
- the LOC125853439 gene encoding inactive protein RESTRICTED TEV MOVEMENT 1-like isoform X1, with translation MENMRFKVETVASSKLKGAIWEDVDVGDIAMIFISYGITVSHLQFLYVNDGKFSPSVRHGDPIENLEINFQIKLDYPTEYLIGINGRHGIVGTDRVLKSITFVTNKNSYGPFPKNKPTYMASEDTEFNINALDHGWLNGFHGTICGYQLESFGVYIKPMPIIATPKKDIDYEKIDVIEG, from the exons ATGGAAAATATGAGATTCAAAGTTGAAACTGTGGCAAGTAGTAAATTAAAAGGAGCAATATGGGAAGATGTTGATGTTGGTGATATTGCAATGATCTTTATTTCTTATGGAATAACAGTTAGCCATCTCCAATTTTTATATGTCAATGATGGAAAATTTTCTCCATCTGTGAGACATGGTGATCCTATAGAAAATCTTGAAATT aattttcaGATCAAGCTGGATTATCCAACAGAATATTTGATTGGAATAAATGGTCGACATGGAATAGTTGGAACAGATAGAGTTTTGAAATCAATTACAtttgtgacaaataaaaattcatatggaccatttccaaaaaataaaccTACTTATATGGCAAGTGAAGACACAGAATTTAATATAAATGCATTGGATCATGGTTGGCTCAATGGATTTCATGGCACAATTTGTGGTTATCAACTTGAAAGTTTTGGAGTTTACATTAAACCAATGCCAATTATTGCAACTCCAAAAAAAGATATTGATTATGAAAAAATTGATGTAATTGAGGGTTGA
- the LOC125853439 gene encoding inactive protein RESTRICTED TEV MOVEMENT 1-like isoform X2 yields the protein MENMRFKVETVASSKLKGAIWEDVDVGDIAMIFISYGITVSHLQFLYVNDGKFSPSVRHGDPIENLEIIKLDYPTEYLIGINGRHGIVGTDRVLKSITFVTNKNSYGPFPKNKPTYMASEDTEFNINALDHGWLNGFHGTICGYQLESFGVYIKPMPIIATPKKDIDYEKIDVIEG from the exons ATGGAAAATATGAGATTCAAAGTTGAAACTGTGGCAAGTAGTAAATTAAAAGGAGCAATATGGGAAGATGTTGATGTTGGTGATATTGCAATGATCTTTATTTCTTATGGAATAACAGTTAGCCATCTCCAATTTTTATATGTCAATGATGGAAAATTTTCTCCATCTGTGAGACATGGTGATCCTATAGAAAATCTTGAAATT ATCAAGCTGGATTATCCAACAGAATATTTGATTGGAATAAATGGTCGACATGGAATAGTTGGAACAGATAGAGTTTTGAAATCAATTACAtttgtgacaaataaaaattcatatggaccatttccaaaaaataaaccTACTTATATGGCAAGTGAAGACACAGAATTTAATATAAATGCATTGGATCATGGTTGGCTCAATGGATTTCATGGCACAATTTGTGGTTATCAACTTGAAAGTTTTGGAGTTTACATTAAACCAATGCCAATTATTGCAACTCCAAAAAAAGATATTGATTATGAAAAAATTGATGTAATTGAGGGTTGA